In one Pseudomonas sp. Bout1 genomic region, the following are encoded:
- the moaA gene encoding GTP 3',8-cyclase MoaA produces the protein MTDQILMDSFSRRVDYLRMSVTDRCDFRCVYCMAEDMEFLPRQRIVTLEELYQLAESFVTLGTRKIRLTGGEPLIRPGVVELCRRIAALPGLRELCMTTNGSQLGKLAAPLFDAGLKRLNISLDSLDPARFRELTRTGDLAKVIAGIDAANAAGFQRTKLNCVVMKGRNDHEINDLVAFAIDRGLDISFIEEMPLGVISEHSRAEAFYSSAQVRERIAERYTLIDSAESTQGPSRYWRLAEAPHIRLGFISPHSHNFCGTCNRVRLTVEGRLLLCLGNEHSVDLKEVLRRYPGEPQRLQSAILESMKLKPYRHNFELNDDVQVVRFMNMTGG, from the coding sequence ATGACCGACCAAATCTTGATGGATAGTTTTTCTCGCCGGGTCGACTACCTCAGGATGTCGGTGACCGACCGCTGCGATTTCCGTTGTGTGTATTGCATGGCTGAAGACATGGAGTTCCTGCCGCGCCAGCGCATCGTCACGCTGGAAGAGCTTTATCAACTGGCCGAAAGTTTTGTGACGCTGGGCACGCGAAAAATCCGCCTGACCGGCGGCGAACCCTTGATCCGCCCGGGCGTCGTTGAGCTGTGCCGGCGCATCGCGGCGCTGCCCGGCCTGCGCGAGTTGTGCATGACCACTAACGGCTCGCAATTGGGCAAGCTGGCCGCACCGCTGTTCGATGCCGGGCTCAAACGCCTGAACATCAGCCTCGACAGCCTGGACCCGGCGCGCTTTCGCGAACTGACGCGCACCGGCGACTTGGCCAAGGTGATCGCCGGTATCGACGCGGCGAATGCGGCGGGTTTCCAACGCACCAAGCTCAATTGCGTGGTGATGAAGGGACGCAACGATCACGAAATCAACGACCTCGTGGCGTTCGCCATCGACCGAGGCCTGGATATTTCGTTTATCGAAGAAATGCCCTTGGGCGTCATCAGCGAACACAGCCGTGCCGAGGCGTTCTACTCCAGCGCGCAAGTGCGCGAGCGTATCGCCGAGCGCTACACCCTGATCGACTCTGCGGAATCGACCCAAGGCCCTTCACGTTACTGGCGCCTGGCCGAGGCGCCGCATATTCGCCTGGGCTTCATTTCACCGCACAGCCATAACTTCTGCGGCACGTGCAACCGGGTACGGCTGACCGTGGAGGGCCGGCTGCTGCTGTGCCTGGGCAATGAACATTCGGTCGATCTCAAGGAAGTCTTGCGCCGTTATCCGGGTGAGCCGCAACGACTGCAGAGCGCCATTCTAGAGTCGATGAAACTCAAGCCGTACCGGCATAACTTCGAGCTCAACGATGACGTGCAGGTTGTCCGCTTCATGAACATGACGGGCGGTTGA
- a CDS encoding bestrophin family protein, whose product MIVRAKPNLIGVLISLKGSVARRIALRSLLVTLLASAIVLVETLHPAYFSRVNATPFTLLGLSLSIFMSFRNNACYDRWYEGRKALGLMVTQVRAMIRETQVIKDARQRRDILRNLCGFAHALNARLRREDELSVAEPWLDRLPSANTPNIPESIIGRVTQQCSTLAESGNISEWRYQVMAGHLSELTRTQTVCERIKSTPLPFPYTLLLHRTSYMFCILLPFAMAEPLGWLTPLFTAIVSYTFFGLDAIGDELEDPFGYDENDLPTNAIVRTIEREVLHANGATALPPVLQPIDFILN is encoded by the coding sequence ATGATCGTCCGAGCCAAACCCAACCTGATCGGTGTCTTGATTTCGCTCAAGGGCTCCGTCGCCAGGCGCATCGCGCTGCGCAGCCTGCTGGTGACACTGCTGGCCTCGGCAATCGTGCTGGTCGAGACCCTGCACCCGGCGTACTTCTCCAGGGTCAACGCCACGCCCTTCACGCTGCTGGGCTTGTCACTCTCGATCTTCATGAGTTTTCGCAACAACGCCTGCTATGACCGCTGGTACGAAGGGCGCAAAGCGCTCGGCCTGATGGTGACGCAGGTGCGCGCAATGATTCGCGAAACCCAAGTCATCAAGGATGCTCGCCAGCGCCGTGACATCCTGCGCAACCTGTGCGGGTTCGCCCACGCGCTGAACGCCAGGCTGCGCCGTGAAGACGAGTTGAGCGTGGCGGAGCCTTGGCTGGACCGGTTGCCATCGGCCAACACCCCCAATATCCCGGAAAGCATCATTGGCCGTGTCACCCAGCAATGCTCGACGCTGGCCGAGTCGGGGAACATCAGCGAATGGCGCTACCAGGTGATGGCCGGGCACTTGAGCGAGCTGACCCGCACACAAACGGTTTGCGAGCGCATCAAAAGCACCCCGCTGCCCTTCCCCTACACGCTGTTGTTGCACCGCACCAGCTACATGTTCTGCATCTTGCTGCCCTTCGCCATGGCCGAGCCATTGGGTTGGCTGACGCCGCTGTTCACCGCGATCGTGAGCTACACGTTTTTTGGCCTGGATGCGATTGGCGATGAGCTGGAAGACCCCTTTGGCTACGACGAAAACGACCTGCCGACCAATGCCATCGTGCGCACTATTGAACGCGAAGTCCTCCACGCCAATGGCGCGACAGCACTGCCTCCCGTGCTGCAACCCATCGATTTCATTCTGAACTGA
- the moaC gene encoding cyclic pyranopterin monophosphate synthase MoaC encodes MHEHPHSLTHLDAAGRASMVDVTDKAATTREAQAQAWVRMQPSTLELIQHNGHPKGDVFAVARIAGIMAAKRTHELIPLCHPLMLSSIHLELQAVEPDSVRIVSTCRLTGQTGVELEALTAASVAALTIYDMCKAVDRGMIIDRIQLLKKAGGKSGTFIAGDAQ; translated from the coding sequence ATGCACGAACACCCCCACTCACTGACACATCTGGACGCTGCCGGCCGGGCCAGCATGGTCGACGTCACAGACAAAGCGGCCACCACCCGTGAAGCCCAGGCCCAGGCTTGGGTGCGCATGCAGCCGTCGACCCTGGAGTTGATCCAACACAATGGACACCCCAAGGGCGACGTTTTTGCGGTCGCGCGTATCGCCGGGATCATGGCGGCAAAGAGAACCCACGAACTGATCCCGCTCTGCCACCCGTTGATGCTCAGTTCGATTCACCTCGAACTGCAGGCCGTGGAGCCCGACAGTGTGAGGATCGTCAGCACCTGCCGGCTCACCGGCCAGACCGGCGTCGAACTCGAAGCCCTGACCGCAGCCAGCGTGGCAGCCTTGACGATCTATGACATGTGCAAGGCGGTAGACCGGGGGATGATCATTGACCGTATCCAGTTGCTGAAGAAAGCGGGCGGCAAGTCGGGGACGTTTATCGCCGGTGACGCCCAATGA